Below is a genomic region from Candidatus Methylomirabilota bacterium.
GATGTGGAGCAGCTCCTCGTGCTTGAAGGGCTTGGCGACGTAGTCGAAGGCGCCCTTCTTCATCGCCGAAAGCGCCGTCTCCACCGACGCGTAGGCGGTGATCATCATCACCACCAGCTCGGCGTCGATCTTCTTGAGCTCTTCGAGGACGTCTATGCCGCCCATGTCCGGGAGCATCACATCCACGATGGCGGCGTCGAAGCCGTGGCGCCGGGCGAGGGCCAGGCCTTCGGCGCCGTCCTCGGCCAGTGTCACCTTGAAGCCCGCCTCGCCCAGGAGGGAGTTGAG
It encodes:
- a CDS encoding response regulator; the encoded protein is MSGQSILVVDDEEVMRDVLNSLLGEAGFKVTLAEDGAEGLALARRHGFDAAIVDVMLPDMGGIDVLEELKKIDAELVVMMITAYASVETALSAMKKGAFDYVAKPFKHEELLHI